In Paenibacillus sp. J23TS9, a single genomic region encodes these proteins:
- a CDS encoding bifunctional riboflavin kinase/FAD synthetase, whose product MKTVNLSYPLTAGIIEENAGPQIAAIGQFDGVHQGHASVITSAVRLAQQKGIPSAVMTFHPHPKDVMKKGNYEGNLTPLQEKQELLAAMGVDLLYVVEFSESFSQLSPQAFVEGMLLTLGVQTAIVGFDFRFGHKGEGHAEMLRELGNGKMNVEIIPPFEQEGEKVSSSAIRKALQTGELEEANRLLGHPYRLRGEVIDGDKRGRTIGFPTANLRIEDKFVVPAKGVYAVRSLVQGEWLSGVMNLGVKPTFQEGVTAPSFEVHLLDFDRDIYGEQLTVELISYIRPERKFPSIQELVAQIQADADTARRILDSSK is encoded by the coding sequence GTGAAGACTGTAAATTTATCCTATCCTCTAACCGCTGGCATTATCGAAGAGAATGCGGGTCCGCAAATTGCTGCGATCGGACAATTCGATGGTGTGCATCAGGGACATGCGAGTGTCATAACTTCTGCGGTTCGGCTCGCTCAGCAAAAGGGAATTCCATCCGCAGTGATGACCTTTCATCCTCATCCGAAGGATGTAATGAAGAAGGGGAACTATGAAGGCAACCTGACTCCTTTGCAAGAAAAGCAGGAGCTGCTTGCTGCAATGGGCGTAGATCTTCTCTATGTGGTGGAATTTAGCGAATCCTTTTCCCAGCTGAGCCCGCAAGCTTTTGTGGAAGGGATGCTACTGACATTGGGCGTCCAAACTGCAATTGTAGGTTTCGACTTCCGATTCGGCCATAAGGGCGAGGGACATGCGGAGATGCTGCGTGAGCTTGGAAATGGGAAAATGAATGTGGAGATTATCCCGCCTTTCGAGCAGGAAGGTGAAAAGGTGAGCAGCTCTGCGATTCGCAAAGCACTGCAAACCGGCGAATTGGAAGAGGCAAACCGGCTGCTTGGACATCCTTACCGCCTTCGGGGCGAAGTGATTGACGGAGACAAACGTGGAAGAACCATCGGTTTTCCAACGGCAAACTTACGGATTGAAGATAAGTTTGTGGTTCCTGCCAAGGGCGTTTATGCCGTCCGTTCCCTGGTTCAGGGGGAATGGTTGTCCGGCGTGATGAATTTAGGTGTAAAACCGACTTTTCAAGAAGGTGTGACTGCACCGAGCTTTGAGGTTCATCTTCTGGATTTCGACCGTGATATTTATGGCGAGCAGTTGACTGTAGAACTGATCTCCTATATTCGGCCGGAACGGAAATTCCCTTCCATCCAGGAGCTGGTTGCTCAAATCCAGGCAGATGCCGACACGGCCAGACGGATTTTGGACTCGTCCAAATAA
- the rbfA gene encoding 30S ribosome-binding factor RbfA, whose protein sequence is MAKIRVGRVGEQIKKELSQLIQSELKDPRIGFLTVTGVDVTNDLSQAKIYLSVLGDEEQKVNSLKALEKANGFLRSELGKRVRLRHTPELIFKFDESIAYGSHIEKLLGEIGKNDSN, encoded by the coding sequence ATGGCTAAAATACGTGTTGGGCGTGTTGGTGAACAGATCAAAAAAGAACTGAGCCAACTCATTCAAAGTGAATTGAAAGATCCACGCATCGGTTTCCTGACCGTAACCGGCGTGGATGTAACAAATGATCTATCCCAAGCCAAGATTTATCTCAGCGTGCTGGGAGATGAAGAACAAAAAGTGAATTCGCTGAAAGCTCTGGAGAAAGCAAATGGTTTTCTCCGTTCTGAGCTCGGCAAGCGGGTTCGCCTCCGGCACACACCGGAGTTGATCTTCAAGTTCGACGAATCGATCGCATACGGCAGTCACATCGAAAAACTCCTCGGTGAGATTGGCAAGAACGACTCGAACTAA
- the truB gene encoding tRNA pseudouridine(55) synthase TruB, producing the protein MSLEGVLAVDKPAGMTSHDVVARTRRILKMKRIGHTGTLDPEVTGVLPLCLGRATRVVEYMQELPKEYEATLRLGLATDTEDLTGNIIEQADQVSVTPAEVGKVLETFRGTISQVPPMYSAVKVDGKRLYELAREGKTVERKSREVTIYEIEMKDYEWNGPFLDVSFRALCSKGTYIRTLCVDIGRALGLPATMVKLTRTVSAGISAAECLTLEEIERLMQAGELQEHLIKVDHAIRHLPAHTVSDDKSAAAMQGQRLSSRAVAPEVTTEGSIRLYNSDGLFLGIFEKQEETGAIAPVKVFLPEI; encoded by the coding sequence ATGAGTCTTGAAGGGGTTTTGGCGGTTGATAAACCGGCAGGTATGACTTCTCATGATGTCGTAGCCAGAACACGACGTATTCTGAAAATGAAGCGTATAGGTCATACGGGGACATTGGATCCGGAAGTGACGGGCGTGCTGCCGCTTTGTCTTGGCAGAGCTACTAGAGTCGTGGAATACATGCAGGAGCTCCCGAAGGAGTATGAGGCGACTCTCCGGCTGGGATTGGCTACAGATACGGAGGACTTAACGGGCAATATTATTGAGCAAGCTGATCAGGTATCCGTCACGCCTGCGGAGGTTGGGAAGGTGCTGGAAACGTTTCGGGGCACCATTTCCCAGGTTCCTCCGATGTATTCTGCGGTTAAGGTTGATGGAAAACGTCTTTACGAGCTGGCACGTGAAGGGAAGACCGTTGAACGTAAAAGCCGTGAAGTGACGATATACGAAATAGAAATGAAAGATTATGAGTGGAATGGGCCGTTTCTGGATGTATCTTTCAGAGCGCTTTGCTCTAAAGGAACTTACATTCGGACGCTTTGTGTAGATATCGGACGGGCTCTCGGTCTTCCGGCGACGATGGTGAAGCTGACAAGAACAGTGTCTGCCGGCATTTCTGCTGCGGAATGTCTGACTCTCGAAGAAATCGAGCGGTTAATGCAAGCTGGCGAGCTTCAGGAACATCTGATTAAGGTGGACCATGCGATCCGGCATCTGCCTGCCCACACGGTTTCGGATGACAAGTCTGCTGCGGCTATGCAGGGTCAGCGACTTTCAAGCAGAGCCGTTGCGCCAGAGGTGACAACTGAAGGCAGTATCCGGCTATATAATAGCGATGGCCTATTCCTGGGTATCTTTGAAAAGCAGGAAGAAACAGGGGCAATCGCACCGGTCAAGGTATTCTTACCGGAGATATGA
- a CDS encoding M16 family metallopeptidase: MEKIPTCRSVSFGIWVKTGSRHENPNNNGVSHFIEHMLFKGTERFDAKDIAEQFDAIGGNVNAFTSKEYTCYYAKVLDEHLPIAVDMLSDMFFRSTLDEGELTKEKNVILEEISMYEDTPDDLVHDLMAKAVYGDHPLAYPILGTKQQLDPMGPAELKAYMNEHYTIENTVVSVAGNIDDNVVELLERHFGQFNNHSEVKEIETPGFHSNLLYHKKKTEQNHICLSLPGCSIHDPLQYAMILLNNTIGGGMSSRLFQEIREKRGLAYSVYSYHSSNEDSGLFTVYAGTAPKQTKDVLDLTKEVLSDIARNGITEDELKKGKEQLKGSLILSLEGTGSRMNRLGKNELMLGKHNTLDEMIEKIENVSMKDVDAVLDRLFSEPFALAMVGASDKAIAGLRRDDFVALRSNS, from the coding sequence ATGGAAAAAATACCGACATGCAGGTCCGTTTCTTTTGGAATTTGGGTTAAAACGGGTTCACGGCATGAAAACCCCAACAATAACGGAGTTTCGCATTTTATCGAGCATATGCTTTTTAAAGGTACAGAGCGTTTTGACGCAAAAGACATAGCTGAGCAGTTTGATGCCATCGGCGGCAATGTGAATGCATTTACGTCGAAGGAGTACACATGCTATTATGCCAAAGTGTTGGATGAGCATTTGCCAATTGCGGTGGATATGCTGTCCGATATGTTCTTCCGTTCCACACTGGATGAGGGAGAGCTCACCAAAGAAAAGAACGTAATTCTTGAGGAAATATCCATGTACGAAGATACGCCGGATGACCTTGTGCATGATTTGATGGCCAAAGCGGTATACGGCGACCATCCGCTCGCTTACCCGATTCTGGGAACGAAGCAGCAGCTTGATCCAATGGGGCCGGCGGAGCTGAAAGCATATATGAATGAGCATTATACCATTGAAAATACAGTTGTCAGCGTAGCAGGCAATATTGACGATAATGTCGTAGAACTGTTGGAGCGCCACTTTGGCCAGTTTAATAACCATAGTGAAGTCAAAGAAATCGAGACACCAGGTTTCCACAGCAATCTTTTGTATCACAAAAAGAAGACGGAGCAGAACCATATCTGCCTCTCATTGCCAGGCTGCTCCATTCATGACCCGCTTCAATATGCCATGATTTTGTTGAACAACACCATTGGCGGCGGAATGAGCTCGAGACTATTTCAGGAGATTCGTGAAAAAAGAGGTCTCGCGTATTCTGTGTATTCTTACCACAGTTCTAATGAAGATAGCGGGTTGTTTACCGTGTACGCAGGAACAGCGCCAAAACAAACCAAAGATGTGCTGGATTTGACCAAGGAAGTGCTGTCTGACATTGCCCGGAACGGCATTACGGAAGACGAGCTGAAGAAAGGTAAGGAACAGCTGAAGGGGAGCTTGATTCTCAGTCTTGAGGGAACGGGCAGCCGGATGAATCGTCTCGGCAAAAACGAACTCATGCTGGGCAAGCATAATACCCTGGATGAAATGATCGAAAAAATTGAGAACGTCAGCATGAAGGATGTCGACGCTGTGCTGGACAGATTATTCAGCGAGCCTTTTGCACTAGCCATGGTTGGAGCATCTGATAAAGCGATTGCTGGACTTAGAAGGGATGATTTTGTTGCATTACGTTCAAATTCATAA
- a CDS encoding bifunctional oligoribonuclease/PAP phosphatase NrnA, giving the protein MQTYEQSLEQAKQFLLGLDDFLVVSHIQPDGDAVSSTVGVGWLLSCLGKKFTLINEGPIPERMRFLLLSDQIVNMELEPPDRMFKHVICVDCADFGRVGQTAQYFEEDALILNIDHHPTNNGYGSATLIKPEAAATAEILYDLIQAFEFRWTTDIASAIYTGLLTDTGGFRYANTSPKVMRIASELLGYGVNGPELSENLLEAMTFPQMKVLVKALNTLQMTSDGKICWVHVTPEHMAETGAVNEDLEGIVNYPRNIHGVEVGILFKVIHENAVKVSLRSAGKVDVAALAQSFGGGGHVRAAGCRIEGSLETIIQQVVERVKSQL; this is encoded by the coding sequence ATGCAGACCTATGAACAGTCGCTCGAGCAGGCGAAGCAATTTCTGCTGGGGCTTGATGATTTTCTAGTAGTGTCGCATATTCAGCCAGATGGAGATGCAGTCAGTTCCACCGTTGGAGTGGGCTGGCTTCTCTCATGTCTGGGCAAAAAATTCACTCTAATCAATGAAGGGCCCATTCCGGAGCGGATGCGCTTTTTGTTGTTATCCGATCAGATCGTGAATATGGAGCTTGAGCCGCCAGACCGCATGTTCAAGCATGTTATATGTGTGGATTGCGCCGACTTTGGCAGAGTGGGACAGACAGCCCAGTATTTTGAAGAGGATGCGCTGATCCTGAATATTGACCATCATCCGACGAACAACGGATATGGAAGCGCGACACTGATCAAACCGGAAGCTGCTGCGACCGCCGAAATTCTGTATGATTTGATTCAAGCCTTTGAATTCAGATGGACGACCGATATCGCGTCGGCCATATATACAGGGCTTTTGACGGACACAGGAGGATTCCGCTATGCAAACACCTCTCCCAAGGTGATGCGCATTGCCTCAGAATTGCTGGGGTACGGAGTAAACGGGCCTGAATTATCCGAAAATCTGCTTGAGGCAATGACCTTCCCGCAAATGAAAGTGCTTGTGAAGGCGCTGAACACACTTCAGATGACGTCTGACGGGAAAATTTGCTGGGTTCATGTCACGCCTGAACATATGGCGGAAACGGGTGCGGTGAATGAGGATCTTGAGGGGATTGTGAATTATCCCCGCAATATCCATGGCGTTGAAGTAGGCATTTTATTTAAAGTTATTCATGAGAACGCGGTGAAAGTAAGTCTTCGTTCGGCAGGCAAAGTTGATGTTGCGGCCCTTGCACAAAGCTTTGGAGGCGGCGGACATGTCCGAGCAGCAGGCTGTCGTATTGAAGGTTCTCTGGAAACCATTATTCAACAGGTAGTAGAGCGGGTGAAATCACAATTATGA
- the pnp gene encoding polyribonucleotide nucleotidyltransferase has product MESRVEMQLGGRPLILETGRLAKQANGAVMVRYGETAVLCTVTASSEPKDLDFFPLTVNYEERLYAVGKIPGGFIKREGRPSEKAILSSRLTDRPIRPLFPEGFRNDVQVLNLVMSVDQDCSPEIAAMIGTSASLSISDVPFNGPIGGVVVGRIDGQFIINPTIAQQEVSDVYVVVSGTKDAIMMVEAEANEVPEDIMLEAIMFGHDEIKKIVAVIEELVGKVGKAKMEVKLHAVDAEANKQVREFAEARLVEAVRIAEKHARQDAIDAINDETVTYFEQQYIETPELLGDVKEVLHDIVKEEVRRLITHDKVRPDGRKLDEIRPIECDTSILPRTHGTGLFTRGQTQALSVCTLGALGDVQILDGIDLQETKRFMHHYNFPPFSVGEARPLRAPGRREIGHGALGERALSKVIPSETEFPYTIRLVSEVLESNGSTSQASICASTLAMMDAGVPIKAPVAGVAMGLIKDGEHVSILTDIQGMEDHLGDMDFKVAGTAEGVTAIQMDIKIDGIDRQILQDALKQAKEGRMFILGKMMEAIKQPRESLSPYAPKIDVMNINPDKIRDVIGAGGKIINKIIEETGVKIDIEQDGRVFIASANEEMNKKARSIIEGIVREVQIGEIYVGTVKRVEKFGAFVEILPNKEGLVHISQLSTERVAKVEDVVAIGDSITVKVTEIDQQGRINLSRKAVLTAETKA; this is encoded by the coding sequence ATGGAAAGTCGTGTTGAAATGCAGTTGGGTGGAAGACCCCTTATTCTTGAAACGGGACGTCTCGCAAAGCAGGCCAATGGCGCTGTGATGGTCCGTTATGGGGAAACAGCTGTTCTTTGTACTGTAACTGCTTCAAGTGAACCTAAGGACCTGGACTTTTTTCCGCTGACCGTAAACTATGAGGAAAGATTGTATGCGGTAGGTAAAATTCCAGGAGGATTTATCAAACGTGAAGGCCGTCCAAGTGAAAAGGCGATTCTTTCGAGCCGTCTCACGGACCGTCCAATCCGTCCGCTCTTCCCTGAAGGATTCCGTAATGATGTACAAGTCCTTAATCTGGTGATGAGTGTGGATCAGGATTGCTCACCGGAAATCGCGGCAATGATCGGAACATCGGCATCACTCAGCATCTCTGATGTGCCGTTTAATGGTCCGATTGGCGGTGTAGTGGTTGGTCGTATCGACGGACAATTCATTATCAACCCAACCATTGCTCAGCAGGAAGTCAGCGACGTGTACGTGGTTGTTTCCGGTACCAAAGATGCAATTATGATGGTTGAAGCGGAAGCGAACGAAGTGCCGGAAGATATTATGCTGGAAGCAATTATGTTCGGCCATGACGAAATCAAGAAAATCGTTGCAGTGATTGAAGAATTGGTCGGAAAAGTTGGCAAAGCGAAAATGGAAGTCAAACTGCATGCGGTTGACGCTGAAGCGAACAAGCAGGTTCGTGAATTTGCGGAAGCCCGTTTGGTTGAAGCTGTGCGCATAGCTGAGAAGCATGCACGTCAGGATGCCATTGATGCGATTAACGATGAAACCGTAACTTACTTTGAACAGCAATACATAGAGACTCCTGAGCTCTTAGGCGACGTCAAAGAAGTTCTCCATGATATTGTAAAAGAAGAAGTCAGACGCCTGATCACGCATGATAAGGTTCGTCCTGACGGCCGTAAACTGGATGAAATCCGTCCGATCGAATGTGATACCAGCATTCTGCCACGGACGCATGGTACCGGTTTATTTACACGCGGTCAAACACAGGCGCTTAGCGTATGTACGCTTGGAGCACTTGGCGACGTGCAGATTCTCGATGGAATCGACCTGCAGGAAACCAAACGGTTTATGCACCATTACAACTTCCCGCCGTTCAGTGTTGGCGAAGCCCGTCCGCTCCGTGCACCAGGACGCCGCGAGATCGGTCATGGCGCACTAGGCGAAAGAGCATTGTCTAAGGTGATACCTTCTGAAACGGAATTCCCTTATACCATTCGTCTGGTTTCTGAAGTACTGGAATCCAACGGTTCGACTTCCCAGGCAAGTATTTGCGCAAGCACACTGGCCATGATGGATGCAGGTGTGCCGATCAAGGCTCCAGTTGCAGGTGTGGCGATGGGTCTGATCAAGGACGGCGAGCATGTATCCATTCTGACGGACATTCAAGGCATGGAAGACCATCTGGGTGATATGGACTTTAAAGTAGCCGGTACCGCAGAAGGTGTAACCGCCATTCAGATGGACATCAAAATTGACGGTATTGACCGCCAGATTTTGCAGGATGCACTGAAACAGGCCAAAGAAGGACGCATGTTCATTCTGGGTAAAATGATGGAAGCCATAAAGCAGCCAAGAGAATCTTTGTCTCCTTATGCGCCTAAGATTGATGTTATGAATATTAACCCGGACAAAATCCGTGATGTTATTGGTGCAGGCGGTAAAATCATCAATAAGATTATTGAAGAAACCGGTGTTAAAATTGATATTGAACAGGATGGCCGCGTATTCATCGCTTCCGCTAACGAAGAAATGAACAAGAAGGCTCGTTCCATTATCGAAGGCATCGTTCGTGAAGTGCAGATTGGCGAAATTTACGTCGGCACAGTGAAACGCGTTGAGAAGTTCGGAGCTTTCGTCGAAATTCTTCCGAACAAAGAGGGTCTGGTACACATTTCCCAATTGTCCACCGAGCGTGTGGCGAAGGTTGAGGATGTTGTCGCTATTGGCGATTCGATTACCGTGAAGGTGACCGAAATTGACCAGCAGGGTCGTATCAACCTGTCCCGTAAAGCCGTGTTGACAGCAGAAACCAAAGCGTAA
- the rpsO gene encoding 30S ribosomal protein S15, producing the protein MALTQERKQQLIEEHKTHESDTGSPEVQIAILTENIVNLTDHLRTHKKDHHSRRGLLKMVGQRRKLLAYLKNKDVRRYSALIEKLGLRR; encoded by the coding sequence ATGGCATTAACTCAAGAACGTAAACAACAACTGATCGAAGAGCACAAAACTCATGAGTCCGATACAGGATCTCCAGAGGTGCAAATTGCTATCCTTACGGAGAACATTGTCAACCTGACTGATCACTTGCGTACGCACAAGAAAGATCACCATTCCCGTCGTGGATTGTTGAAAATGGTTGGTCAACGCCGTAAGCTGTTGGCATACTTGAAAAACAAAGATGTTAGACGTTATAGCGCTCTGATTGAAAAACTCGGATTGCGTCGTTAA
- a CDS encoding polysaccharide deacetylase family protein, producing MNGRKGAVLLACFATVVGIGQTGVVGEYIQEARQQPAAVSTWGPKANDLKQQDPLYKQILEKREQTRIQPVDAVLDRVWKAIPGYNGLEIDAEETYKQAKAARSSSPITYVYRQIPPKVSLEDLGAEPIYRGNPNKPMVALMINVAWGNEFIVPMLDILDEEKVKATFFFDGSWLKKNPELAKEIQKRGHELENHAYTHPNMSQLSEYRASMEISKTQKLLKESLGVENTWFAPPSGDFNQQTVKIAAGLGLKTVLWTLDTVDWRNPSPESVVNKISNKVQAGTLILMHPTASSSKSLQGIIRVIKKKGLVPGTVSQTLSPERIIPPTS from the coding sequence ATGAACGGAAGAAAGGGTGCGGTATTGCTGGCCTGTTTTGCAACCGTGGTGGGTATTGGCCAGACCGGTGTTGTTGGCGAATATATTCAGGAGGCCAGACAACAGCCGGCGGCAGTCAGCACATGGGGTCCCAAGGCGAATGATCTGAAGCAGCAGGATCCCCTCTATAAACAGATCCTTGAAAAGAGAGAACAGACCCGGATTCAGCCTGTGGACGCGGTACTAGACCGTGTTTGGAAGGCGATTCCCGGTTATAATGGACTGGAAATTGATGCGGAAGAGACTTATAAGCAGGCCAAAGCGGCCCGGTCCTCCTCTCCGATTACATATGTATACCGCCAAATTCCCCCAAAGGTAAGTCTTGAGGATTTGGGGGCAGAGCCGATTTACCGGGGAAATCCCAATAAGCCCATGGTTGCGCTTATGATCAATGTGGCTTGGGGCAACGAGTTCATCGTTCCGATGCTGGATATATTGGATGAAGAGAAGGTAAAGGCTACCTTCTTTTTTGATGGAAGCTGGTTGAAAAAGAATCCGGAACTGGCGAAGGAAATTCAAAAACGCGGTCATGAGCTTGAAAACCATGCTTACACCCATCCCAATATGAGCCAGCTTAGCGAGTACCGCGCCTCTATGGAAATCAGCAAAACCCAGAAGCTCCTTAAGGAGAGTCTGGGTGTGGAAAATACTTGGTTCGCGCCGCCGTCGGGGGATTTTAATCAACAAACGGTTAAGATTGCCGCCGGCCTCGGTCTGAAAACAGTCCTCTGGACACTGGATACCGTAGATTGGCGCAACCCCTCGCCGGAATCGGTTGTGAATAAAATTTCGAACAAGGTCCAGGCAGGGACACTTATTCTGATGCACCCGACGGCGTCTTCATCCAAGTCGCTGCAGGGCATAATCAGGGTTATTAAGAAGAAAGGTCTGGTTCCGGGGACGGTCAGCCAAACACTTTCACCTGAACGCATCATCCCGCCAACCAGTTGA